Genomic segment of Octadecabacter arcticus 238:
ACGACACCCGCAACATCGCGATGCAACCAATAATGCTCACTCATTGCAGCTGAATAGTCAAATACAGCTTGCCAAAATCTATTGAATTTGGTGACTGAAAAATGGGGCTTGCCTAAGCAGTCATCGAGTTCGCCATAGGCATCCATGACACGATCAACCAAAGCCTTGAGCTTTGCTTCTTCCAGTTCATCTTCTCGAGGCATTGATGTTCCCTTTTCTCTTGCTGTAAACAACAATTTCGAGGAGCATACTGTTTTAGTGATCAAGTATCTATTGGTGCACAAAATAGGGCGGAACACCATGGCATTACCTGTGAAGCTACGTGCAGTTGTTGATCAAATCGAAATGACCGGCGACGAAATGACTGCCTATATCAATCGCAAGACCGGCGATCTCATTACTCTTACTGATGAAGACCTCTCCTATGCTGAAGATGGTGACAACGACCGCCTTATTCCGGATTGGCAGAGGGAAACAGTCGATCAGGTTAAGCAAGTGCTGGCAAACGACGAATATATTGCGTTGCCAGACAGCTTCGAGATCCATGAATACAAGATCATGGAACACTTTTGCTACACGATTGAGGATGAGCGAGTACAGAACATCCTGCTACAGGCGATCAGCGGCAAGGGCGCGTTCCGCCATTTCAAGAATAAGGTATATGAGGAAGGGATTAACAAGAACTGGCGTCGGTTCCGGGATAGTGCTTTTAAGCAGATCGCAGTGGGTTTTTTGGAAAACCAAGGAATAGCTTTCACAGACTAATAATAGCAAAGCTGGGTGGGGATGATGGCCAATATTAAATTCGGCAATACATGGTGGGGAAGCATGTGGCTGGATGCGCTGATTGATACCGACTACTCCAACCGGTTACCGCGTGGCAAGCGTTACGCCCGCAATGGTTCTGTCAAAAGTGTTAAGATATCTGGCGTGACGGTTTCGGCGGATGTCCAGGGCTCGCGATCACGACCTTACAAGGTGAGGATTTCGCTACCAAAATTCACCATGAAGGACAAAAAAGCCATTGTCGATGCGGTGATTGACAATCCGCTTATCCTCTCACAACTATTAGCACGCCGGCTGTCACCTGCCTTGTATGAGGTATTTGAAGACAAAAATATTCCACTGTTTCCCGATAAATGGGACGATATTTCCGCCAATTGCTCATGCCCAGACTGGGCTTCGTGCTGCAAGCATATCGCAGCGGTGATCTATCTGATCGCCAATGAGGTCGACAAAAACCCGTTCCTTTTGTTC
This window contains:
- a CDS encoding UPF0158 family protein, coding for MALPVKLRAVVDQIEMTGDEMTAYINRKTGDLITLTDEDLSYAEDGDNDRLIPDWQRETVDQVKQVLANDEYIALPDSFEIHEYKIMEHFCYTIEDERVQNILLQAISGKGAFRHFKNKVYEEGINKNWRRFRDSAFKQIAVGFLENQGIAFTD